In Falco biarmicus isolate bFalBia1 chromosome 7, bFalBia1.pri, whole genome shotgun sequence, a single window of DNA contains:
- the LOC130152388 gene encoding LOW QUALITY PROTEIN: acetyl-coenzyme A synthetase 2-like, mitochondrial (The sequence of the model RefSeq protein was modified relative to this genomic sequence to represent the inferred CDS: inserted 3 bases in 2 codons; substituted 1 base at 1 genomic stop codon), translating into MGYMLCVWSAQGDIAPVPTGAHLARAGCSRWLRGPQAPISLVRGRHPVSMARLLARACCPKAFPQAPRCPLRSAAAXAWSHGSLTAHMPXPVPKDHQGLCKVSVEQGDAFLGVLGRSRLTWIIPFHSVQHCDLHQGRVSWFLGRQLKVAVNCLARHVRVAPDKVALIWEKDEPGEEVRVTYRELLEMMCCLGNTLKLQGVKLGDXIYMPPCPLAVASIGAVHAVVFTAFSAESLANRIWDARSETVITVNQGLRGGNVIELKTTVDQAVKQCPGVKWVLVSMKTDSKVPMTALDELLEEVRGYLELLSLPLSNVSTLGAGTGIGELVLAAKTVLLVLTQCGYINHHVAVADSAVISYPHEIKGEGKMSLCVVLKDSGYTQETLDAELQELISKIAKYVAPEDVQVTHWLPKTRSGKTMRRMLRKIVEGKASELGDLTTLENHDTGQQIRGARKAASLALPATTSGSSTAEAEPCPEMSLSNWRSVSAGRLHFHCSLRNFLQHRDPQKL; encoded by the exons ATGGGATACATGCTTTGTGTCTGGTCAGCCCAGGGTGACATAGCCCCTGTCCCCACAGGGGCTCATCTTGCCAGAGCTGGGTGTTCCAGGTGGCTGCGAGGGCCTCAGGCACCCATCTCCCTGGTGAGAGGCAGGCACCCTGTGAGCAtggccaggctgctggccagggCTTGCTGCCCCAAAGCTTTTCCTCAGGCTCCCAGATGTCCCCTTAGgtcagcagctgcctgagccTGGAGCCACGGGTCTCTCACCGCCCACATGC TCCCTGTACCCAAGGACCACCAAGGCTTGTGCAAGGTGTCAgtggagcagggggatgccttCTTGGGAGTGTTAGGTAGGAGCCGGCTCACATGGATCATCCCCTTCCACTCTGTCCAGCACTGCGACCTGCACCAGGGCAGGGTCTCCTGGttcctgggcaggcagctgaaagtggCAG TCAATTGTCTGGCCCGACATGTCCGCGTAGCCCCAGATAAAGTGGCCTTAATCTGGGAGAAGGATGAACCGGGAGAGGAGGTGCGGGTCACGTACA gggaactgctggagatGATGTGCTGCCTGGGAAACACTTTGAAACTGCAAGGGGTGAAACTGGGTGA AATCTACATGCCCCCATGCCCGCTGGCAGTGGCTAGCATCGGGGCTGTGCATGCTGTGGTGTTCACCGCGTTCAGTGCAGAATCCCTGGCAAACAGGATCTGGGATG cccGGTCAGAGACAGTGATCACAGTGAACCAGGGGCTGAGAGGTGGCAACGTTATTGAGCTAAAGACGACAGTGGACCAGGCTGTGAAGCAGTGCCCAGGAGTGAAATGGGTTCTGGTTTCCATGAAGACCGACAGCAAGGTTCCCATGACAGCCTTGGatgagctgctggaggaggtgagAGGCTACCTGGAGCTACTGTCTCTTCCCCTGAGCAACGTGTCCACtctgggagcagggacagggatTGGAGAGCTGGTCCTGGCTGCCAAGACAGTTCTGCTGGTGTTGACACAATGTGGGTACATT AATCACCACGTGGCAGTGGCAGACTCTGCTGTCATCAGCTACCCACATGAGATTAAGGGAGAAGGTAAGAT GAGCCTATGTGTTGTGCTGAAGGACAGTGGCTACACGCAGGAGACTCTTGATGCTGAGCTACAGGAGTTGATCTCTAAGATCGCCAAGTATGTAGCTCCGGAGGATGTTCAG GTCACACACTGGCTGCCCAAGACTCGCTCAGGGAAGACTATGCGTCGGATGCTAAGGAAAATCGTGGAAGGCAAAGCCAGTGAGCTTGGGGATTTAACCACGCTGGAAAACCATGACACTGGGCAGCAGATCAGAGGGGCAAGAAAAGCCGCTAGCTTGGCTCTGCCAGCTACCACCTCTGGCTCCTccactgcagaagcagagccaTGTCCAGAAATGTCACTAAGCAACTGGCGGTCAGTAAGCGCTGGGAGGCTGCACTTCCACTGCAGTCTTAGGAACTTTCTGCAACACAGAGACCCTCAAAAGCTCTGA
- the ABCD4 gene encoding lysosomal cobalamin transporter ABCD4 isoform X5, translated as MASKLIISPFTLAYYTYQCFHSTGWLGPVSIFGYFIIGTIVNKVLMSPIVSKLVQQEKLEGDFRFKHMQIRVNAEPAAFYRAGRVEHMRTNWRLQSLLRMQRELIGKELWLYIGINTFDYLGSILSYVVIAIPIFSGVYGDLSPTELSALVSKNAFVSIYLISCFSQLIDLSSTVTDVAGYTHRIGELQETLLSLGRKKNDNYSEAKASWDLDGSSSGEDPVPRDTAFLLEQVTLSVPSSGKLLIKDLSLRISQGNSMMIVGNTGTGKTSLLRVLGGLWESTRGSIKMLTCFGPRGVVFLPQRPFFTDGSLREQVIYPLKEIYPVSGSADDERIVRFLELAGLTDLLARAGGLDEQVDWNWYDILSPGEMQRLSFARLFYLQPKYAVLDEATSALTEEVEHELYHVCLQLGMTLISVGHRPSLEKFHTWILKLHGEGRWELTRCEKMKRLPAGDRC; from the exons ATGGCCAGCAAGCTCATCATCTCACCCTTCACACTGGCCTACTACACATACCAGTGTTTCCACAG CACAGGCTGGCTAGGCCCGGTGAGCATCTTTGGGTATTTCATCATTGGGACGATCGTCAACAAGGTATTGATGAGCCCAATTGTGTCTAAActtgtgcagcaggaaaaactgGAGGGGGATTTCAG GTTCAAGCACATGCAGATTCGTGTCAACGCGGAACCAGCTGCTTTCTACAG GGCCGGGCGAGTGGAGCACATGCGCACGAACTGGAGGCTGCAGAGCTTGCTGCGGATGCAGAGGGAGCTGATAGGCAAGGAGCTGTGGCTATACA TTGGGATCAACACCTTTGACTACTTGGGCAGCATCCTGAGCTATGTGGTCATCGCCATTCCCATCTTTTCCGGGGTTTACGGTGACCTGAGTCCAACAGAGCTCAGCGCCCTCGTCAGCAAG AATGCCTTTGTTTCCATCTACCTCATCAGCTGCTTCAGCCAGCTCATAGATCTCTCCAGCACTGTGACCGACGTAGCTGGCTACACACACAG GATTGGTGAACTGCAGGAGACCTTGCTGAGccttggcagaaaaaaaaatgataactACTCAGAAGCCAAAGCAAGCTGGGATTTGGATGG CAGCAGTTCTGGGGAGGACCCAGTGCCAAGGGACACAGCGTTCCTTCTGGAGCAAGTGACACTTTCGGTGCCATCCTCTGGCAAGCTGCTTATCAAGGACTTGAGCCTCAGGATCTCACAAGGAAACAGTATGATGATTGTGGGGAACACTGGCACAGGAAAGACATCTCTCCTGAGGGTCCTTGGGGGACTCTGGGAGAGCACACGGG GGAGCATCAAGATGCTGACCTGCTTTGGCCCACGGGGAGTTGTGTTCCTGCCGCAGCGGCCCTTCTTCACTGACGGAAGCCTGCGCGAACAG GTGATCTACCCCCTGAAGGAGATCTATCCAGTTTCAG GGTCTGCAGATGATGAGAGAATTGTGCGAttcctggagctggctggactG ACTGATTTGCTGGCGAGGGCCGGAGGACTGGATGAGCAGGTGGACTGGAACTG GTATGACATCCTGTCCCCAGGGGAGATGCAGAGGCTCTCGTTTGCACGGCTCTTCTACCTCCAGCCAAAATATGCGG TGCTAGATGAAGCCACCAGCGCTCTGACAGAAGAGGTGGAGCATGAACTGTACCATGTGTGCCTTCAGCTGGGCATGACGCTGATCAGTGTGGGACACAGGCCCAGCCTGGAAAAG TTCCACACCTGGATTTTGAAACTTCATGGGGAGGGAAGATGGGAGCTCACTCGATGTGAGAAGATGAAGCGGCTCCCAGCTGGGgacagatgctga
- the ABCD4 gene encoding lysosomal cobalamin transporter ABCD4 isoform X4, with protein MMYLNWRKSLTEYLHSCYFQGQVYYSLHVLREDIDNPDQRISQDVERFCRQLSSMASKLIISPFTLAYYTYQCFHSTGWLGPVSIFGYFIIGTIVNKVLMSPIVSKLVQQEKLEGDFRFKHMQIRVNAEPAAFYRAGRVEHMRTNWRLQSLLRMQRELIGKELWLYIGINTFDYLGSILSYVVIAIPIFSGVYGDLSPTELSALVSKNAFVSIYLISCFSQLIDLSSTVTDVAGYTHRIGELQETLLSLGRKKNDNYSEAKASWDLDGSSSGEDPVPRDTAFLLEQVTLSVPSSGKLLIKDLSLRISQGNSMMIVGNTGTGKTSLLRVLGGLWESTRGSIKMLTCFGPRGVVFLPQRPFFTDGSLREQVIYPLKEIYPVSGSADDERIVRFLELAGLTDLLARAGGLDEQVDWNWYDILSPGEMQRLSFARLFYLQPKYAVLDEATSALTEEVEHELYHVCLQLGMTLISVGHRPSLEKFHTWILKLHGEGRWELTRCEKMKRLPAGDRC; from the exons GGACCAGCGCATCAGCCAGGATGTGGAGAGGttctgcaggcagctcagctccATGGCCAGCAAGCTCATCATCTCACCCTTCACACTGGCCTACTACACATACCAGTGTTTCCACAG CACAGGCTGGCTAGGCCCGGTGAGCATCTTTGGGTATTTCATCATTGGGACGATCGTCAACAAGGTATTGATGAGCCCAATTGTGTCTAAActtgtgcagcaggaaaaactgGAGGGGGATTTCAG GTTCAAGCACATGCAGATTCGTGTCAACGCGGAACCAGCTGCTTTCTACAG GGCCGGGCGAGTGGAGCACATGCGCACGAACTGGAGGCTGCAGAGCTTGCTGCGGATGCAGAGGGAGCTGATAGGCAAGGAGCTGTGGCTATACA TTGGGATCAACACCTTTGACTACTTGGGCAGCATCCTGAGCTATGTGGTCATCGCCATTCCCATCTTTTCCGGGGTTTACGGTGACCTGAGTCCAACAGAGCTCAGCGCCCTCGTCAGCAAG AATGCCTTTGTTTCCATCTACCTCATCAGCTGCTTCAGCCAGCTCATAGATCTCTCCAGCACTGTGACCGACGTAGCTGGCTACACACACAG GATTGGTGAACTGCAGGAGACCTTGCTGAGccttggcagaaaaaaaaatgataactACTCAGAAGCCAAAGCAAGCTGGGATTTGGATGG CAGCAGTTCTGGGGAGGACCCAGTGCCAAGGGACACAGCGTTCCTTCTGGAGCAAGTGACACTTTCGGTGCCATCCTCTGGCAAGCTGCTTATCAAGGACTTGAGCCTCAGGATCTCACAAGGAAACAGTATGATGATTGTGGGGAACACTGGCACAGGAAAGACATCTCTCCTGAGGGTCCTTGGGGGACTCTGGGAGAGCACACGGG GGAGCATCAAGATGCTGACCTGCTTTGGCCCACGGGGAGTTGTGTTCCTGCCGCAGCGGCCCTTCTTCACTGACGGAAGCCTGCGCGAACAG GTGATCTACCCCCTGAAGGAGATCTATCCAGTTTCAG GGTCTGCAGATGATGAGAGAATTGTGCGAttcctggagctggctggactG ACTGATTTGCTGGCGAGGGCCGGAGGACTGGATGAGCAGGTGGACTGGAACTG GTATGACATCCTGTCCCCAGGGGAGATGCAGAGGCTCTCGTTTGCACGGCTCTTCTACCTCCAGCCAAAATATGCGG TGCTAGATGAAGCCACCAGCGCTCTGACAGAAGAGGTGGAGCATGAACTGTACCATGTGTGCCTTCAGCTGGGCATGACGCTGATCAGTGTGGGACACAGGCCCAGCCTGGAAAAG TTCCACACCTGGATTTTGAAACTTCATGGGGAGGGAAGATGGGAGCTCACTCGATGTGAGAAGATGAAGCGGCTCCCAGCTGGGgacagatgctga